Below is a genomic region from Lujinxingia vulgaris.
TCCCCAACAATAAAGGGCGTTATCTTCAGTAATGGCGCAGGTGTGCTCATTGCCCGCAGCAACATGATTCCAGACGTCATTGTCATCAAGAAGAAGGGGGGAATCGTAAGATGATTCGGCATTGGAACCGAAGTTAACTTGTCCGCGGATGTTGGAGCCCCAACACCACAAACTCCCATCTTCCTTAATCCCACAGGTATGCTGCCCGCCCGCGCTCACTGCGATCCACACGCCATCACCGGCCACTCGCGTGGGCTGGTCGCGCTGGGTACTGGATCCGTCGCCCAGGCGACCGCTGCCGTTGTTGCCCCAGCACCAGAGTGTGCCGTCGTCGAGGATGCCGCAGGAGTGGGCCGCGCCGGTGGCGACCTGCGTCCAGGTGGGGGGCTCGAAGGTGAAGTTGTAGTCTTGCGCGGGCAGGCAATGCGCCGGCTCCAGTTCGGCGGCGCAGGCGGTCAGGGCGATGTTGACGATGGCTTCGCCCTCGGGGAAGGCCAGATCCTCGCATGCCAGCTCGCCACCCTCGGCGTCGGTGCAGGAGATGGTGAGCTCGCAGTCCTCGCGGGTGCAGAAGCTGGTGAGTTCGGGCGGGTGGCTGAAGGTTTGCGGGCCCGGCGTCAGCCCTTCAATGCCCGCGTCGAAGGCGTAGCGCACATCGAAGGTCGATGAGGCGCTCTCAGTCTGCTCGTCGAGGGAGGCGTTGACGGTGAGCGTCCAGCTGCCCTCGGCGTTGAGCTCGGCGGTGGTGAGTTCAATGGTCTCCGTGCAGCTCTCAAGCTCCACGGCCTCGCCGCCCTCAAAGCTCAGGGTGCACACGTCCAGGGTGCAGCCATCGGGGGCGCAGGCCGCCTCGAAGCTCACAACGCCCGTGGCCTCGTCGATGACATAGGGACTCTCCTCGCCGCCGGTGAGCTCCAGGGTGAGGTCGGGGGGGAGGTCGGTGTCGGGGTCGGGAGAGGTGTCGGTATCGCCGGCGTCGTCTACATCCCCCACGTCCCCTGCATCCGTATCATCATTATCCGTATCAAAAACCCAGACACCGTTCTCGCAATTCGGCTCACTGTCATCACAGAGGGGAGAGGTATCCACCCCGAAAATACAGCCGGTTGCCGTGGTCGAAAGCAGTGCAAATGATACGAGTGCAAATCGATTCATCAGGATTCCCTCCCTCAAGTACTGCTTAGAATTGACCACGGAGACTGGCTCCCGCAAATCCCGGGCCAGCGGCCGGGGAGATGCTCAACGTGGCGCTATCATCGCGATCGGTGCTCTGGTCCAGAACAAGCAGGGTGGTGCCGGCAATGCCGAGAGCAGCTCCTCCGACAAGGAGACCTATGGTGATCCCGCCGTGGGTTTTCACGGTGTTCAGGTCATCTTCTCGGGTGAATTCTCCATCACCATAAACATCAAAATAGCCATCGCGTGTTTGACTGGTATCGATGCGCTCGATCGTATCCCCGATCAACACCCCGCTTCCAAAAAGCGCGCCGCCCGCCAGGGCCACACCGCCGGCGCCGATGAGCGACCAGGCCAGGATGTTGGGCTGAGGTTCTTCGACCTCCGGGGGCGCCTCAATCGCCGGCGCTTCGGTCGACGATTCCTCTGTGTTTTCGCCATCATGGGGGGGCTTCGCCACCGTCGCATCCTTTTCGGCGATGGCCTCTTCGAGCTGGGCGCGGATCTCCATAATGTCGTCAAAACGCCCGTCGCTCTCCATGGGCTCGGCGTAGATGTCGAGGATGCGCAGGGCCTCCTCGTACTCGCCAAGGCCCTGGTAGGCCAGGATCTGGTTGTACTTGTAGACCAGGTTCTGATCGTGGGCGAAGGCGCGCTCGAGCAGGTCGATGGCGCGGGCAAAATGGCCCTGGCTGTAGGCCTCGCTGGCCTGCTCGTAGAACTGGGTGGCGCGCGCGCGGGAGTCGTCCTGGGCAAAGGCCATCGTCGGGGTGGCCAGGAGGCTCGCGGAGATCAACAGCGCCAGCAGGCGGCGGCCGGAGAGAGCGGAGTGGGACGTTAACTTCAACACAGGCATCGTTACCACGGGGTCAGAGGTCCATCGGGGAAAGCGGCCATTTCAGGGGTGTCGATTCATAACCGATCCGTTGCCGATTCATAATAAAAAAGGGGAGCGGCCGTCGCAGCGTGATTCTTTAGTTGGTGGAGGTGGGCGGCCGTCCAAACTTGCGGGGGACGCTGTCGGGACTACCAAATTTGGTGGGGCCCTCGTCGTCTTCGCCGGCCTCGTCGGGTTGGTCGGCCTCGCGCTCGGCGGTGGTCTCACGCTGGCGTGTGGGGGGCGGCTCGGCCGGGGCTTCTTCGGGCTCGGGTTTGGCGCGGGCCGTCTCGACCGGGGGCTCTTCCGCCGGCGCCTCGACCTCGGTCGGGGCTTCGGGGGCGGTTTCGACGACGTCGACCTCCTCAGCCGGGGCTTCGGGCGCCTCTTCTGCCAAAACTTCTGGAACTTCGGGCGCTTCGGTCGGCGCTGCTTCGAGGTTGGCTTCTGCTGGCGAGGAGGGCTCGGCGACGGCCACCGGCGCGTCGGTGGTCGGGGTGGTGGAGCGGTTCATCATCACGACGCCGCCCACGAGCAGGAGCAGAATGAGGATCGCCAGCCCGGCGTAAAGGCCGCGACGCTGAGGCGCGGCGCCATCTTCCTGAAGGTCGTCGCCGAGAAAGACCGTGTTTGCGCTGGCGTGTGCGGCCGGCGGAGCATCCGGGTCGGTGGGCGTGTTTTCGAACGCGGCGACCATCGGGTCGTCGATGGCCGGGCCCGCCTGCGGCGACGATCCCTGGGGATCGGGATCGGTGTCGGCCACGGGGCTGGTCGGTGGCGCGGCGATGAGGGGATCGGTGGGGGCGCTGGCCGCGGCGCGCTCTTCTGCGGTGGGGGCGACTTCGGCGGCGCGCGCCTCCGGGGCCTCTCCAGACATCAACCTGTCCAGCGCCGTGAGCATCTCGCCGGCGTTTTGATAACGCGCGGCGGGATCTTTCCGGGTGGCCTGGGCGATGAAGCCGTCGAGCCACTCGGGGGCCTTGATACCCGCGCGGGGGATGAGCGTGGGCATCGGATCGTTGATGTGCATAAAGAGCACCGAGAGGGGGGCCTCGGCGTCAAAAGGCGGCTCGCCAGTGAAGAGCTCGTAGAACATCACGCCCATGGCGTAGACGTCGGCCTGGGGGCCGATCTCGCGTTTGCCCTGCGCCTGCTCCGGACTCATATAATGCGGCGTACCAAAGACCTCGCCCTCGCGGGTGAGCCCGCGGGTGGAGCCCTCGTTGATGAGGCGAGCGATGCCGAAGTCGAGGAGCTTGGGGAAGTCGCCATCGTGCCCGGTGGTGGTGATGATGACGTTTTCGGGCTTGAGATCGCGGTGCACGATGTCGCGGCGATGCGCTTCGGCCAGCGCCGAGAGGATCTGGCGGCCGACGTGCAGCAGACGCTCGGCCGTCATGTTGCGGCCCCACATCCAGCGGGTCAGCTCCACGCCGGGCGCGAACTCCATGACCATGTAGGGGTGGGTCTCGCGCTCAAACCCGAAGTCATGCAGCGTAATGATGTTGGGGTGGGAGAGGCGCGAGATGGCGCGGGCTTCCTGGATAAAGCGCTCGCGGCCTTTGTTGGAGTCCTGCAGCTCGGTGCGCAGCACCTTGAGGGCGACCTCGCGCTCCACCGGAAGTTGCAGCGCGCGGTAGACCGCGCCCATGCCGCCTTCGCTGATGAGCCCCAGGATCACGTATTTTTCGGCGGCCAGCGTGCCGATGCGCGGATCGGTCTCGGCGTCTTCGAGGGCGCTCTCGTAGACGTAATAGAAGCCGTCGCGGGGGCATTTGGCGCCGAGGGCCGGGTTTTTCTCACGGCATTTAGGGCAGATAGGCATGCGATCTGGCTCGCTTGCTAGCGCGGTATTTTCATGAGGGAGGTCGGTCGGGTAGCGAGTACAAGGGCAGCGCCACAGGGCGACATCCGGAGCTCTTAAGACAGACGGCGCAACGATAACAGCAGGCGGGCAGAGGCACAACCAGGTGGGGGGATGGCGCTTCACCTTGATGTGGTAGGGCGTGTGGGGGGGGAGCGGGGAGGCGGGCAAGGTGTCGCAGAGGTTGGCTTGGGCTTGACGCCCCGGCGTGCCGGTGCTTGT
It encodes:
- a CDS encoding serine/threonine protein kinase, which produces MPICPKCREKNPALGAKCPRDGFYYVYESALEDAETDPRIGTLAAEKYVILGLISEGGMGAVYRALQLPVEREVALKVLRTELQDSNKGRERFIQEARAISRLSHPNIITLHDFGFERETHPYMVMEFAPGVELTRWMWGRNMTAERLLHVGRQILSALAEAHRRDIVHRDLKPENVIITTTGHDGDFPKLLDFGIARLINEGSTRGLTREGEVFGTPHYMSPEQAQGKREIGPQADVYAMGVMFYELFTGEPPFDAEAPLSVLFMHINDPMPTLIPRAGIKAPEWLDGFIAQATRKDPAARYQNAGEMLTALDRLMSGEAPEARAAEVAPTAEERAAASAPTDPLIAAPPTSPVADTDPDPQGSSPQAGPAIDDPMVAAFENTPTDPDAPPAAHASANTVFLGDDLQEDGAAPQRRGLYAGLAILILLLLVGGVVMMNRSTTPTTDAPVAVAEPSSPAEANLEAAPTEAPEVPEVLAEEAPEAPAEEVDVVETAPEAPTEVEAPAEEPPVETARAKPEPEEAPAEPPPTRQRETTAEREADQPDEAGEDDEGPTKFGSPDSVPRKFGRPPTSTN
- a CDS encoding RCC1 domain-containing protein, coding for MGDVDDAGDTDTSPDPDTDLPPDLTLELTGGEESPYVIDEATGVVSFEAACAPDGCTLDVCTLSFEGGEAVELESCTETIELTTAELNAEGSWTLTVNASLDEQTESASSTFDVRYAFDAGIEGLTPGPQTFSHPPELTSFCTREDCELTISCTDAEGGELACEDLAFPEGEAIVNIALTACAAELEPAHCLPAQDYNFTFEPPTWTQVATGAAHSCGILDDGTLWCWGNNGSGRLGDGSSTQRDQPTRVAGDGVWIAVSAGGQHTCGIKEDGSLWCWGSNIRGQVNFGSNAESSYDSPLLLDDNDVWNHVAAGNEHTCAITEDNALYCWGDSASGQLGPDPVTNGRTQVEIDDGGTPINTFVAVAAGNAHTCAVTAVGANGWCWGSFSSGQLNGISSGDSSPRMINPTLSDPDNTTLTVAAGGAHSCATVNANGQIRTYCWGDFTFNQLGHTDDSYPGQPTNLSNTQHITAGSQHTCAIADEIAYCWGDNIRGQLGHSDSSTSTPTPVSEFESDWTDIAAGTEHTCGISANTMYCWGLNATGRLGNPAAGGATPTPIAWPYTP
- a CDS encoding tetratricopeptide repeat protein; amino-acid sequence: MKLTSHSALSGRRLLALLISASLLATPTMAFAQDDSRARATQFYEQASEAYSQGHFARAIDLLERAFAHDQNLVYKYNQILAYQGLGEYEEALRILDIYAEPMESDGRFDDIMEIRAQLEEAIAEKDATVAKPPHDGENTEESSTEAPAIEAPPEVEEPQPNILAWSLIGAGGVALAGGALFGSGVLIGDTIERIDTSQTRDGYFDVYGDGEFTREDDLNTVKTHGGITIGLLVGGAALGIAGTTLLVLDQSTDRDDSATLSISPAAGPGFAGASLRGQF